Genomic segment of Hylaeus volcanicus isolate JK05 chromosome 6, UHH_iyHylVolc1.0_haploid, whole genome shotgun sequence:
GGTGACTGCTTGTCACATGGGACCAAAGGTCTTCATCAATTGCGCTGGTTTCATCAAGATAGACACTAACAGTCTCGGAGACAGCACCGAGGCGTACGTGGAGGTACTCGACGGATCGCGTGTCCATCCAGAAACGTATGAATGGGCGAGGAAGATGGCGGTGGACGCGTTGGAGTACGACGACGAGGACGCCAATCCTGCGGGTGCTCTCGAGGAGATCTTGGAGTCGCCCGAAAGACTGAAAGATCTGGATTTGGATGCCTTCGCGGAAGAGCTCGAAAGACAGGGTTTCGGCAATAAGGGCGTCACGTTGTACGACATCAGGGCGGAATTGAACTGCAGATACAAAGATTTACGGGTAGCTTATCAGTCGCCCAGCCCGGAGAAGTTGTTCGATATGCTGACGAAGGAAACGCCGGAGACATTTTACGTGGGCAAATTGGTCCTGGCGACAGTGGTGGGGATCAGTCACAGGAAACCTCAGGGCGATCAGTTGGATCAAGCTAATCCTGTGAGGAACGATGAAACGGGACTCTGGCAATGTccattttgtttaaagaatgATTTTCCTGAACTATCCGAGGTGTGGAATCACTTCGACGCTGGAGCCTGTCCAGGAAAAGCCACTGGGGTCCGATTGAGATTGGACAACGGAATATCGGGCTATGTGCACATAAAGAATCTATCCGACAGACACGTCGCAAATCCCGAGGAAAGAGTGAGCGTAGGGCAAATAATCCATTGtcgtataataaaaatcgaagtGGAACGATTTAGCGTCGAGTGCACCAGCAAGAGCAGCGACCTCGCGGACAAGAATCACGACTGGAGGTGCGtttttaagatatatttttttcttttttgtagtCATGCACCATACCGGTGATATTCTAATGAGCTTTTGCATAGTTAGTTGAAATGTCAAAGCTAACGATATATGGTTTTGGATTCGAATGGTTAACAGTTCGGAACAGTGTTCTTCAGACCATGATTTATAAATCTCTAAATTAATAGATATTTAAAGTATatgttttgaaaagaatattttatagatcattgattttttaacattttttctcaAGTCTGTACGTCTGTTTGTACACGTCTGATGTTTTATTCACActtatgttatttatatattttttgtttacattattcAGGTGCATCATAAGCTGTACTTGTGCTAGGATGATacttaaaaaacattttaaagaaattaacaaattaagtATAATAACATGTTTTTGAAAcaacatgaaaatatattagagaATTAAGCGAAACTTTATAGTACATTCAACGCCGTGTACTTCATGCATAAACTGTGACTGATAATGCATAAAATTATGGTGTAAATTTATAGTGACATGGTAAGGTAACATCACCGAATCATATCatcatttactatttttaaaatatttaatcaattctGAAAGCATATTAACGAAACCTATCAATTCTATTACAGATGTACATGGTATGCTTCAAAATTATCAGAGAGCAGGACACACTCTTTAAATGTAAATCAAGCAAGAAAAGTCTTCGCTTTTCATAGGcatacatacaatttttttttttttttttttttttaaacagacgGACTATTCAAATGAACAGTACTGTATTGTTagctgaaatatttcaaactctACCAAAGCGCAAAAGCTACTTTAAATATCAGCGCAACATGTTCAGAATTGTCCTTGTTAGATAACAGTCACGTTGTCAGTATTCCAGGTGCGAGAAATCAGTGTGTTTAAATGTTAAGTGTGAATGACGAATGTTTGGAAGAGAATGGATAGAATCAAACGTATGTTTATGCTGTGGTGCCTGGCAAAAGTTATGAGAACTTTGTAACAGCGTGTCCTATTGGTGTGAATggtttcaattaattgtaattagttGATAATGGATCCTCGTTGTTACCTATTAATGAATATATCTGCTTGCCTAATAATTCCTTcatagtattttaaaatttttcttttcagacCCCAACGAGATCCGTATTACGACACAGATGCCGAGCAGAAAGACCTAAAAGTTGAAGAAGAGACGAAGAAGGCCAAGCAACGACAGACATACGTCAAACGGGTGATCGTTCATCCTTCGTTTCACAATATCAGTTTCACGGAAGCTGAGAAGCTGATGCAAACGATGAAACAGGGAGAGGCGATCGTTAGGCCAAGCAGTAAGGGCGCGGATCATTTGACGGTCACGTGGAAAGTGACCGACGATATTTACCAGCACATCGACGTGAgggaagaaggaaaagagaaTGCATTCTCTCTGGGACAGAGTCTATGGATCGGGAACGAGGAGTTCGAGGACTTGGATGAAATTATTGCTAGACACGTTAACGCGATGGCTGCTTACGCTTCGGAACTATTAGACTTCAAATACTATAAACCGACCGTAGAAGGTATCAAAGATAAAGCGGAGGAAATACTGAAGGAACAAAAGAAAGATAATCCAGGGGGAATACCGTACATAATATCCGCCGCGAAGGTCAGTATCGAACTACTGTCTTTCGACTATCGTTGAATCGTGCCACGTTCGAGACATTTAAGACGGGCTTCCGCGCGTTTCAGAATTATCCTGGCAAATTTCTTCTGTCTTACCTTCCACGAACCCGGTGTCGTCACGAGTATGTGACGGTGTCGCCGGAGGGATTTCGATTCAGAGGACAAATGTTCGGTAGAGTGAACGACCTGTTCCGTTGGTTCAAAgaacattttcgagatccAGTGCCTGGACAGTCTACACCTAGCACCCCGCGTGGCGCTATGACCTCTAGAACGCCATATCATACGACGCCAGGAGCTGTGAGCggtaaatgttttaatttattatactgcAGGGATATCTTCTTTCACATGTACTGGATCATTAGATCCCATAAGTAATATCGTCTCTTACATTACTGTAAAGagacatcttttttttaaaccacaCATAACaaggataataataaaaaaaaatataaatggaatCTTTTATCCATCACACATTGTAGACCTTGCACTAAGTGATTATCGTCTATTTTGATTGCTACAACGTTTTTAaccaaacaaaattcaacaatattaAACACGTAAAAACAGTACTAGTCTTTTAAATCAAAACCTCGAACATTTGGAACAGTTGGAATTAAGACGATAACTGAAAGATGAAGAAGGTTATAGAAACGGGATCGTTCATACGTTTATGATTAAAGTAAACataaaacgacattacttatGGAATGACCTGATATATTAGCAAAGGTTATAGGAACAATCACCGCGGTACTAAcatttaaacataatatttcagGAATGAATCAAGAAGCAATACAAAGAGTGGCACAAAATCTTCCTCACCACATGTTACACTCCTTGTCGCAAGTAGCAAATCAGACCCCGCACCATTACCCACCGCACACTCCTGGAACTGCGAGCGCAGCTGGTTATGGTGGAGTCCACACTTATCCGAATACACCGTACACTCCTTCCGGTCAAACACCGTTCATGACACCGTACCAAACACCTCATCATACTCCCCATCATGGTCAACCAACTCCTAGATACGGACAACAAACGCCCAATCATCAACAGGGACCTTTCATTCATCCACCTCCTCCTTCGACTACCACTCCAGGCCATCATAGATCCACTCCTTCGCACAGACCTACGCCTCCTATGTCGACACCTGGCGATCCCATGGACTGGAAAAAGGCAGCAGAAGCCTGGGCAAGATTAAAAAGCGGTCCTCGAGTTTCGTAAGTATCTCTACAGGGCATAGTAATTAAACAAACTAATGTTTGCTACATGAAGATTGTATGTTAATATTGGcaaaaggaagagaaaagaaCTTCGTTTCGTATTTGGCATAACATTGTgggaaatgtttgttttaaaatgaCTGCCGAATGAAACTCTACAAGTCCTCTTTAGATGCTAATAATAACACCAATAAAAAAGTGTAATACTGTTTTTTCATGCTTTACTAGTGGAACAACACCAAGGTACGACGAGTCTAGAAAAACTCCGCGGAACTACGAGGAATCTGTTGGAAGAACAACGCCGAGAAACAGAAATTTGGCTCGGACTCCGTCTTACAAATCTCCTCGAGGTACACCACACACCAATTCTAGTCCACGGAGTATGTCTCTCAGCGGAGACGGTACTCCTCTATACGATGAAAGCTAACGGATTCGTTTGTGCATAATAGATATCGtacttttttgttatatctttacgttaaatttatatataatatataacaattttagaaCAGAATCGAGAATCGCGTTGCAATTAAAATGCTCTGAAGGATGGGCATTAGTCGTcctgtataaaaaaaaaaagaatattgtcAGGTTCACTTACAAAATCATTGTATTGAAATCCATTGATCTAGCGATATCTTCCAATCTCTTAAACGTTTATATAGTTAGATGAACTATACTGGAGGCATACTAAAAAAGAgtaagatttaaaaaaaaaaacgtaaaatcgTGCAATTtgcttattatatttttattttctatcataCTGATACGtactaatttatatattattaatatatatatatgtacgagAATTTCActcgattttaatttgtatcgatactaagttattatacatttcttatGTTACTGACATAGAAATGGAACGTATTTCTTACATACTTTAtacaattgttaaattatattattaaacaataaaacaatCCACAAAACAAACGTTTTATGTTTTCAAAGGTTACTCTGAAACAATAGGTATCAGAATCGAATGGCGAACGTAGATACTCGTTTATcctgtttattaaaaaaatatgaaacagtaTACATTACTTTATTGGCAGTGTTAGAGCAAGCACAtatgttattttatacatGAGAATCTTCATCAGCGGATAATACACTATGTACTGATATATTGTTATGGTAGGTGCATACGATATTGGGACGATTCACAGCTGAAAATTCTTGTTGAACCTTAGACCTGAGAcagatatattatattaatagcATCAAACGCGATATTTAGTACTAATAATTTGCTACTTATTGGTACACGTTTAAAAACTGAGATTGTTTACTAACTGAGATTTCTGAATGTAAACCGTGTCATTTAGATGAGATATTCTGACGTTTCATTGGCGTGTGTCGCGTAGCTTGGATTATTGAAGATACGTTCATGCTACAGTTCATTAACTACTAAGCACGGTTCACTGGtcgcaaacaaatttttacgaTTGTTATATTGATCAGTTTGTCATTCGACCTCTGAAAAAACTAGATGGAGTACTGACAACACGTCGAAGATCTTGCCAAAGAACACGGCGTACATTCGGAACTCTCGATTAGTATCATTATGCAGAATCGGACCTTGAAAGCCTTAAATCCCTTACATTTGTCTAGTTCTGCAAGGTGACGGTATCGTGGATTTCGGTATTGACTTCGTCGGTCCAACGTCTAAGCAAGATTTACActatagaattaaaataattatgtacattAAATAATCTGACAATGTACATAGTTAATGTATTGCTTACCATATTTTCCGTATTCCCCAGATTATCCTGTTCGTTTGTTGTAACCGCAGAATCGGACAATTCCTGTTGTTTCGCTTTAACTTTTTGCTTCTGTCGATATCAATGTAAatacttttaagaaaaagaaagaagtgaGCAAACAAATATTACCTTCTGTACAGGAACGCTTGTATTATCGCTGAAGTCACTCAATTCCGACGCATGTTCTAcgattcttcttttcttccgtGTTAGTATTTTGCGTTGTCTATTGCTTTCAAATTCCTTTAAATTCTCTATAGTTTTTGCATTACCTGACTTCTCTGGTGGATTCGCGGTATTATTCTACAACGTGAAATACGATATATTAGATgcgataaattataaattacattaccTTAGACGGGGTCTTCTCAAAATAGtatactttcaaaaaatacaataaagaaattcaactGAGCAATTGTGGCAAGCACCTTTGATCCATTTGAAGTGTTCTTTTTGCTCACATCGTTTCCTTGCATCaatgatttatttacattcttaCTTTTATTGGGACTATCATACATGGCAACCATCAAAGAATCCCTTGAAGTAGGACAagctgaattattttgttttatacaaaCGTTTTCTcctgtaaaaaaaactttgtttaACTGGCGATCGTATTCCCAAAGGTAATATAACTCTCTTACCTTTAGGATTTATACTAAAATTTGTAACGTCGACTCTATTTACAACGGGTACTAAACTAATCACGTCAggttttgaaactttgtttataaattccCTGGATCGAAATAATTGTTCTCTAGTCTGTTCGTGAGATGCACACTTTTGACATTGGCATTTCATAGTTTCACCTCTCTTCCTAGAGGCTTCTATACAAGAACTTCCTTCCATCACTTCATTATTACTTTCTGTATctctataaacatttttctgcatGAAGTGTTCCCGCACTTCATATGTCTTGTTATTTGTATGGACATTCGTTTTATCCCACTGGTTTCCTTTAATTGCACTGGACTTAACAGATACATTCCTTTCATTGCTTGGATcaatatgttttttatatttcaaacaacCTTCGTTGTCTTCTATGATACTGATACTAGAATCTTCGTGATTCCTGCTATTATTTTTTGTCAGTATCTCTTGTGTTTTGGTAGGACTTTTAACTGAAGATTTCTTTGACTTTCGATGTGCAATACTTCTTTTGATTTTACGTTTTGGAGACTCTATCACTGGCCTTTTTCGATGCAGTATCTGTGTTACCGATATCTTGCGAACACCAGCGTAAACTGAACTCTCGCTATCGGAACTACTGCTACCATTAGTTCTATTCATGCTGTTgaaagttttgtttatttgtgaCGAATTATTACAGTTCGTAAGGCTGTCTGCGGTTGCagatttatttctatcgaacACTGTAATACTTTGCAAAGGAATAGATTCGGATGGGCAATATTCTTTCGAATTGCTGCTTTTATTACTACTTGATCTTGAATTCTTTATATTGGACTTGTCATTTTCATCTGCTTCATTTGATATAATGTGATGTATCCAATCAAGTAATTCACTGATTATATTCAGGCATGTTTTAGAATCGTTTTTATCCGttaaagtatttataataagatttaatttgtctcgcaatttatttctttcatcttcagaataaaaacaattcgaaGCCGTATTGTCCTGTTGTTTGCAATTCTCTTTGTCGTTATTCAACCATGTAACGGGACACGTGCCAGATATAGATGTTTGAGTGAACGAATTACTCATATTAGTTTTACATGgactattattttctttctctgtcAGGGCCTGCAAGACGTTCGAAGTAGCTGAACAAAGTGTACGCGGTTCTTTTAAAGACTTTGGAACTTTATTTTCTGGACTATTCGAGCCTACAAATGTCATGTCTGTTATTTCGCTTCTTAAGTCATCGTCGCTATCAGTGACATTGGTAGGCCAACGAAAAGTTGTTTTGCATCCTTTGTCTATGAATGCTCTCCAAATATCGCAAACATTCAACCAGTCATCAGGGAATCcgttagaaaatttattaatgacaTAATCTGGTAATTCTGTGAACAATgaaattctattattaaatataaaaatatgtacaaataagtacacaattataatttaagtaTGCAACGTATTACTAGATGCAAACTATTTACCATACTCATTGTCAACAATATTTCCTTGTAACTGGtacaaatgtttacaaatagaTTCAACAATAGTGGATGTCAATCGCCTTATGATAGGTTTACTACGAGCAATTATTCCACTGAAATAATGAACTTAAATTAGGATTACTTTTGTACTTTCTTACTTTAAAAATCACAGATATAGACTTACCGTTCTATTCTTCCTTTAATAACCAGTTGCCCTTGTCCATTAAACATGACTTTCCAATCTTTAAAAACCTTAACTTTTCTATTTTGAACAATATCAGAAATCATATTTGAGGAACAAACATTATCGTGTTCAGGAGTTTCTTTTATGGTATCATTTTCTGACACTGACTGAATTCTGGCATCATTGGTTGTTGTTATATCGTTTgactttttaaaagtactaGGAACACAGTCAAAGGTAGGTGGCGGCATCAACAAATAATCTTTATCGGAGTCAGTTTTCGTATTGAACTTTTTAACACTTGATGTAGCAATTGGTTTACAaccatttttatcatttccttTCAAGATCATATTTCTTAGATTGTTGCTCGAAGACACAACTTCGCTGCCAATTCTAGAGGCTTGTAGGAAATTAGTAGTGGAATCAAATCCATCCATATTGATACTGGAGATACTAATAGGTGTCATAGGTAACATATACGATTCATCTCTATcctgtttattttgtttcctgAGCAAAGCAAGTTTCAAAGCTCGTTTCAATTTCTGACATCGTTCGTCGTTTTGAATATCCGCGAATTTTGTCTGTACAGGTATAggtaaattcaaataatgatttagaatatttatacaatagtcaagcaaaattttatttgaataatata
This window contains:
- the LOC128878906 gene encoding uncharacterized protein LOC128878906 isoform X1, whose amino-acid sequence is MAHVTETKFADIQNDERCQKLKRALKLALLRKQNKQDRDESYMLPMTPISISSINMDGFDSTTNFLQASRIGSEVVSSSNNLRNMILKGNDKNGCKPIATSSVKKFNTKTDSDKDYLLMPPPTFDCVPSTFKKSNDITTTNDARIQSVSENDTIKETPEHDNVCSSNMISDIVQNRKVKVFKDWKVMFNGQGQLVIKGRIERGIIARSKPIIRRLTSTIVESICKHLYQLQGNIVDNEYELPDYVINKFSNGFPDDWLNVCDIWRAFIDKGCKTTFRWPTNVTDSDDDLRSEITDMTFVGSNSPENKVPKSLKEPRTLCSATSNVLQALTEKENNSPCKTNMSNSFTQTSISGTCPVTWLNNDKENCKQQDNTASNCFYSEDERNKLRDKLNLIINTLTDKNDSKTCLNIISELLDWIHHIISNEADENDKSNIKNSRSSSNKSSNSKEYCPSESIPLQSITVFDRNKSATADSLTNCNNSSQINKTFNSMNRTNGSSSSDSESSVYAGVRKISVTQILHRKRPVIESPKRKIKRSIAHRKSKKSSVKSPTKTQEILTKNNSRNHEDSSISIIEDNEGCLKYKKHIDPSNERNVSVKSSAIKGNQWDKTNVHTNNKTYEVREHFMQKNVYRDTESNNEVMEGSSCIEASRKRGETMKCQCQKCASHEQTREQLFRSREFINKVSKPDVISLVPVVNRVDVTNFSINPKGENVCIKQNNSACPTSRDSLMVAMYDSPNKSKNVNKSLMQGNDVSKKNTSNGSKNNTANPPEKSGNAKTIENLKEFESNRQRKILTRKKRRIVEHASELSDFSDNTSVPVQKKQKVKAKQQELSDSAVTTNEQDNLGNTENMCKSCLDVGPTKSIPKSTIPSPCRTRQMSKVQQEFSAVNRPNIVCTYHNNISVHSVLSADEDSHV
- the LOC128878906 gene encoding uncharacterized protein LOC128878906 isoform X2 codes for the protein MAHVTETKFADIQNDERCQKLKRALKLALLRKQNKQDRDESYMLPMTPISISSINMDGFDSTTNFLQASRIGSEVVSSSNNLRNMILKGNDKNGCKPIATSSVKKFNTKTDSDKDYLLMPPPTFDCVPSTFKKSNDITTTNDARIQSVSENDTIKETPEHDNVCSSNMISDIVQNRKVKVFKDWKVMFNGQGQLVIKGRIERGIIARSKPIIRRLTSTIVESICKHLYQLQGNIVDNEYELPDYVINKFSNGFPDDWLNVCDIWRAFIDKGCKTTFRWPTNVTDSDDDLRSEITDMTFVGSNSPENKVPKSLKEPRTLCSATSNVLQALTEKENNSPCKTNMSNSFTQTSISGTCPVTWLNNDKENCKQQDNTASNCFYSEDERNKLRDKLNLIINTLTDKNDSKTCLNIISELLDWIHHIISNEADENDKSNIKNSRSSSNKSSNSKEYCPSESIPLQSITVFDRNKSATADSLTNCNNSSQINKTFNSMNRTNGSSSSDSESSVYAGVRKISVTQILHRKRPVIESPKRKIKRSIAHRKSKKSSVKSPTKTQEILTKNNSRNHEDSSISIIEDNEGCLKYKKHIDPSNERNVSVKSSAIKGNQWDKTNVHTNNKTYEVREHFMQKNVYRDTESNNEVMEGSSCIEASRKRGETMKCQCQKCASHEQTREQLFRSREFINKVSKPDVISLVPVVNRVDVTNFSINPKGENVCIKQNNSACPTSRDSLMVAMYDSPNKSKNVNKSLMQGNDVSKKNTSNGSKNNTANPPEKSGNAKTIENLKEFESNRQRKILTRKKRRIVEHASELSDFSDNTSVPVQKKQKVKAKQQELSDSAVTTNEQDNLGNTENMTLDRRSQYRNPRYRHLAELDKCLRFNKNFQL
- the LOC128878906 gene encoding uncharacterized protein LOC128878906 isoform X3, with protein sequence MAHVTETKFADIQNDERCQKLKRALKLALLRKQNKQDRDESYMLPMTPISISSINMDGFDSTTNFLQASRIGSEVVSSSNNLRNMILKGNDKNGCKPIATSSVKKFNTKTDSDKDYLLMPPPTFDCVPSTFKKSNDITTTNDARIQSVSENDTIKETPEHDNVCSSNMISDIVQNRKVKVFKDWKVMFNGQGQLVIKGRIERGIIARSKPIIRRLTSTIVESICKHLYQLQGNIVDNEYELPDYVINKFSNGFPDDWLNVCDIWRAFIDKGCKTTFRWPTNVTDSDDDLRSEITDMTFVGSNSPENKVPKSLKEPRTLCSATSNVLQALTEKENNSPCKTNMSNSFTQTSISGTCPVTWLNNDKENCKQQDNTASNCFYSEDERNKLRDKLNLIINTLTDKNDSKTCLNIISELLDWIHHIISNEADENDKSNIKNSRSSSNKSSNSKEYCPSESIPLQSITVFDRNKSATADSLTNCNNSSQINKTFNSMNRTNGSSSSDSESSVYAGVRKISVTQILHRKRPVIESPKRKIKRSIAHRKSKKSSVKSPTKTQEILTKNNSRNHEDSSISIIEDNEGCLKYKKHIDPSNERNVSVKSSAIKGNQWDKTNVHTNNKTYEVREHFMQKNVYRDTESNNEVMEGSSCIEASRKRGETMKCQCQKCASHEQTREQLFRSREFINKVSKPDVISLVPVVNRVDVTNFSINPKGENVCIKQNNSACPTSRDSLMVAMYDSPNKSKNVNKSLMQGNDVSKKNTSNGSKNNTANPPEKSGNAKTIENLKEFESNRQRKILTRKKRRIVEHASELSDFSDNTSVPVQKKQKVKAKQQELSDSAVTTNEQDNLGNTENMTLDRRSQYRNPRYRHLAELDKCKGFKAFKV
- the LOC128878906 gene encoding uncharacterized protein LOC128878906 isoform X4, encoding MAHVTETKFADIQNDERCQKLKRALKLALLRKQNKQDRDESYMLPMTPISISSINMDGFDSTTNFLQASRIGSEVVSSSNNLRNMILKGNDKNGCKPIATSSVKKFNTKTDSDKDYLLMPPPTFDCVPSTFKKSNDITTTNDARIQSVSENDTIKETPEHDNVCSSNMISDIVQNRKVKVFKDWKVMFNGQGQLVIKGRIERGIIARSKPIIRRLTSTIVESICKHLYQLQGNIVDNEYELPDYVINKFSNGFPDDWLNVCDIWRAFIDKGCKTTFRWPTNVTDSDDDLRSEITDMTFVGSNSPENKVPKSLKEPRTLCSATSNVLQALTEKENNSPCKTNMSNSFTQTSISGTCPVTWLNNDKENCKQQDNTASNCFYSEDERNKLRDKLNLIINTLTDKNDSKTCLNIISELLDWIHHIISNEADENDKSNIKNSRSSSNKSSNSKEYCPSESIPLQSITVFDRNKSATADSLTNCNNSSQINKTFNSMNRTNGSSSSDSESSVYAGVRKISVTQILHRKRPVIESPKRKIKRSIAHRKSKKSSVKSPTKTQEILTKNNSRNHEDSSISIIEDNEGCLKYKKHIDPSNERNVSVKSSAIKGNQWDKTNVHTNNKTYEVREHFMQKNVYRDTESNNEVMEGSSCIEASRKRGETMKCQCQKCASHEQTREQLFRSREFINKVSKPDVISLVPVVNRVDVTNFSINPKGENVCIKQNNSACPTSRDSLMVAMYDSPNKSKNVNKSLMQGNDVSKKNTSNGSKNNTANPPEKSGNAKTIENLKEFESNRQRKILTRKKRRIVEHASELSDFSDNTSVPVQKKQKVKAKQQELSDSAVTTNEQDNLGNTENMCKSCLDVGPTKSIPKSTIPSPCRTRQM